DNA sequence from the Aspergillus luchuensis mitochondrion, complete genome genome:
GGTTGATTAGTACGTTATTTACACGCTAATACAGCATCAGCATTCTTTTTCTTAGTATACTTACACATAGGTAGAGGATTATACTATGGATCTTACAAATCACCTAGAACATTAACATGAGCTATAGGTACAGTTATACTTATAGTTATGATGGCTACAGCGTTCTTAGGATATGTATTACCATACGGTCAAATGAGTTTATGAGGTGCTACAGTTATTACTAACCTTATGAGTGCTATACCATGAATAGGTCAAGATATAGTTGAGTTTATATGAGGTGGTTTCTCTGTAAATAATGCAACATTAAACAGATTCTTTGCATTACACTTCTTATTACCTTTTGTATTAGCTGCATTAGCTTTAATGCACTTAATAGCTATGCACGATACAGTAGGATCAGGTAATCCATTAGGAATATCAGGTAATTATGATAGATTACCTTTTGCACCATATTTTATATTTAAAGATTTAGTAACTATCTTTATTTTCTTTATTGTATTATCAATATTTGTTTTCTTTATGCCTAATGCATTAGGAGATAGTGAAAATTATGTTATGGCTAACCCAATGCAAACTCCACCTGCTATTGTACCAGAGTGATATTTATTACCTTTCTATGCTATTTTAAGATCAATACCTAATAAATTATTAGGTGTTATAGCTATGTTCTCAGCTATCTTAGCTTTAATGGTGATGCCTATCACAGATTTATCAAAATTAAGAGGAGTACAATTCAGACCATT
Encoded proteins:
- the cob gene encoding cytochrome b gives rise to the protein MRILKSHPLLKIVNSYMIDSPQPANISYLWNFGSLLALCLGIQIVTGVTLAMHYTPSVLEAFNSVEHIMRDVNNGWLVRYLHANTASAFFFLVYLHIGRGLYYGSYKSPRTLTWAIGTVILIVMMATAFLGYVLPYGQMSLWGATVITNLMSAIPWIGQDIVEFIWGGFSVNNATLNRFFALHFLLPFVLAALALMHLIAMHDTVGSGNPLGISGNYDRLPFAPYFIFKDLVTIFIFFIVLSIFVFFMPNALGDSENYVMANPMQTPPAIVPEWYLLPFYAILRSIPNKLLGVIAMFSAILALMVMPITDLSKLRGVQFRPLSKVAFYIFVANFLVLMQIGAKHVETPFIELGQISTVLYFAHFFVIVPVVSLIENSLVELATKK